One genomic region from Marinomonas maritima encodes:
- a CDS encoding isocitrate lyase, with the protein MQTYNNKTQQASNTINQQGPTWAAMNPEFVARMQLQNRFNTGLDIAKYTAKIMREDMASYDKDSANYTQSLGCWHGFIGQQKMISIKKHFGTTRSRYLYLSGWMVAAMRSEFGPLPDQSMHEKTSVPALIEELYTFLKQADARELQHLFKEMDDAREAGDQVREQAAQNKIDNFETHVVPIIADIDAGFGNEEATYLLAKKMIEAGACCIQIENQVSDAKQCGHQDGKVTVPHEDFLAKINAVRYAFMELGVDDGVIVARTDSLGAGLTQKIPVSQTAGDLAEQYNAFIDGEEVTSLEQMKSGDMAIKLGDRLIKPTRLANGLVRFKPNTGEDRVVLDCITSLQNGADLLWIETEKPHIGQIASIVNRIRDVMPNAKLVYNNSPSFNWTLNFRQQVFDAWLAEGKDVAQYQREKLMSQDYDATPLAAEADERIRCFQKDAAAQAGIFHHLITLPTYHTAALSTDNLAKDYFGEMGMLGYVKEVQRKEIRQGLACVKHQDMSGSNMGDDHKEYFSGAQALKASGKDNTMNQFAV; encoded by the coding sequence ATGCAAACTTATAACAATAAAACCCAGCAAGCGAGTAATACAATCAATCAACAAGGCCCAACGTGGGCGGCAATGAACCCTGAGTTTGTGGCTAGAATGCAATTGCAAAACCGCTTTAATACGGGTTTAGATATCGCCAAATACACCGCTAAAATTATGCGTGAAGACATGGCTAGTTACGACAAAGACTCAGCAAATTACACTCAGTCTTTGGGTTGCTGGCATGGTTTTATCGGTCAACAGAAAATGATTTCGATTAAGAAACATTTTGGCACTACACGCAGTCGTTACTTGTACTTGTCAGGTTGGATGGTCGCGGCGATGCGCTCTGAATTTGGACCTTTGCCGGACCAGTCTATGCATGAAAAAACCTCAGTGCCAGCCTTGATCGAAGAATTATATACTTTCTTGAAGCAGGCCGATGCTCGTGAACTACAGCATCTATTCAAAGAAATGGATGACGCAAGAGAAGCAGGTGACCAAGTCCGCGAGCAAGCAGCGCAGAATAAAATTGATAACTTTGAAACGCACGTTGTACCTATAATCGCAGACATTGATGCCGGCTTTGGCAACGAAGAAGCCACTTATCTGTTGGCGAAAAAGATGATTGAAGCAGGCGCTTGCTGTATTCAGATCGAAAACCAAGTGTCGGACGCGAAACAATGCGGACATCAAGATGGTAAAGTAACCGTGCCCCACGAAGACTTTTTGGCGAAAATTAACGCAGTGCGTTATGCCTTTATGGAGCTGGGTGTAGACGATGGTGTCATCGTTGCGCGTACTGATTCTTTGGGTGCAGGTTTGACGCAAAAGATCCCAGTTTCACAAACGGCTGGTGATTTGGCTGAGCAATACAATGCTTTTATAGACGGTGAAGAAGTGACGTCTCTTGAGCAAATGAAATCTGGCGATATGGCGATCAAACTGGGCGATCGTTTGATTAAGCCAACTCGCTTAGCGAATGGTTTGGTGCGTTTTAAACCGAATACCGGTGAAGACCGCGTGGTATTGGATTGCATTACGTCTTTGCAAAACGGAGCAGACTTATTGTGGATCGAAACGGAAAAGCCACACATAGGCCAAATCGCGTCGATTGTGAATCGTATTCGTGACGTGATGCCAAATGCCAAATTGGTTTATAACAACAGCCCATCATTTAACTGGACGCTTAACTTCCGTCAGCAAGTGTTTGATGCATGGTTAGCGGAAGGCAAGGACGTAGCGCAATATCAACGTGAGAAATTGATGTCACAAGACTATGACGCCACACCATTGGCGGCCGAAGCAGATGAGCGCATTCGTTGTTTCCAAAAAGACGCCGCGGCGCAAGCGGGTATCTTCCATCATTTGATTACCTTGCCTACTTATCATACTGCGGCATTGTCTACGGATAATTTAGCGAAAGATTACTTTGGTGAAATGGGTATGTTGGGCTATGTAAAAGAAGTTCAGCGTAAAGAAATTCGTCAAGGCTTAGCCTGTGTGAAGCACCAAGACATGTCTGGATCAAACATGGGTGATGATCACAAAGAGTACTTTTCTGGAGCGCAAGCGCTTAAAGCGTCAGGCAAAGACAATACAATGAATCAATTCGCGGTCTGA
- a CDS encoding esterase-like activity of phytase family protein, whose product MTGKIWLVSLISIGVLSGCANNAMTQAAPSFVDNVSKQGSELPYSVLRGDLIDSKTNQPFDIRNGGFGSAMTVNPNQSNQFYALTDRGPNANYTGEYGKGKSFPVASYTPRIGLFEVESDGSISMVRSILLKRPEGSLISGLPNTSALGGTGETPYHSNGQPVLMNDSKPYDKDTNPIKLDDYGLDGEGLVALKDGTFWVSDEYGPHIVHFDSNGVEIGRINAFKNDTRNVFHLPAVFQHRRANRGMEGLAISPDETTLVGIMQSTMKNPDKAAQKGNLTRIVTVNLTDGNTEQYLYRQEKAENANSEISTLTANQFLVIERDGSFLLGGPNGESKANPKAQKHVYRIDLSTGTPLSSVALSSSIKRDESHGLMIDGLTLEQFANTYGWDALAEKGIKPVSKALVIDMVKAVSYPHDKMEGLWVIDGHHLGVLNDDDFATWSTKGKLEQKHLDSHTIDSNRLYIINADLMGN is encoded by the coding sequence ATGACGGGTAAGATTTGGTTGGTTAGTTTGATTTCAATTGGTGTTTTATCGGGTTGTGCAAATAATGCAATGACGCAAGCGGCACCTAGTTTTGTGGATAATGTTTCGAAGCAGGGGAGTGAATTGCCTTATTCTGTATTGCGTGGGGACCTTATTGATAGCAAAACCAATCAGCCCTTTGACATTCGTAATGGTGGTTTTGGCTCTGCGATGACGGTGAATCCGAACCAATCGAATCAGTTTTACGCATTAACCGATCGTGGTCCAAACGCGAATTACACGGGCGAATACGGTAAAGGGAAAAGCTTCCCTGTAGCTTCTTATACGCCACGTATTGGTTTGTTCGAAGTAGAATCTGATGGCTCTATTTCTATGGTAAGAAGTATTTTACTCAAACGCCCAGAAGGCAGTTTAATCTCTGGTTTACCGAATACGTCTGCATTAGGTGGCACGGGTGAAACGCCGTATCATTCCAATGGACAACCCGTTTTAATGAATGACAGTAAACCTTATGACAAGGACACGAATCCTATTAAATTGGATGATTACGGTTTAGATGGTGAAGGTTTAGTCGCGCTAAAAGATGGTACATTTTGGGTGAGTGATGAGTATGGTCCCCATATTGTTCACTTTGATAGTAATGGCGTAGAAATCGGCCGAATTAACGCGTTTAAAAACGATACTCGCAATGTGTTCCATTTACCTGCCGTATTCCAACATCGTCGGGCGAATCGTGGAATGGAAGGTTTAGCCATTTCGCCAGATGAAACCACCTTGGTGGGTATTATGCAGTCGACCATGAAAAATCCAGATAAAGCGGCTCAAAAGGGCAACTTGACTCGTATCGTAACAGTGAACTTAACGGATGGTAATACTGAGCAATACTTATACCGCCAAGAAAAAGCCGAAAATGCAAATTCTGAGATTTCTACGTTGACCGCTAATCAATTTTTGGTCATTGAACGTGATGGCAGCTTCTTATTAGGTGGACCAAATGGTGAGTCTAAAGCCAACCCAAAGGCTCAGAAGCATGTGTATCGTATTGACTTAAGTACCGGTACACCGCTTTCTAGTGTTGCTTTATCGAGTTCTATCAAGCGAGATGAGAGTCACGGCTTGATGATTGATGGATTGACCTTAGAGCAATTCGCCAACACATATGGTTGGGATGCATTAGCAGAAAAAGGCATTAAACCGGTCAGTAAAGCGCTGGTGATCGACATGGTAAAAGCCGTTTCTTATCCACATGATAAAATGGAAGGCTTGTGGGTGATTGATGGCCATCACCTTGGTGTATTAAACGATGACGATTTTGCGACTTGGTCGACGAAAGGCAAACTAGAGCAAAAGCATCTTGATAGTCATACTATTGATTCGAATCGACTTTATATTATTAACGCCGATCTGATGGGCAATTAG
- a CDS encoding MgtC/SapB family protein produces MSLDSLFSIAPYSWGAIFTSVFCGVIVGLERQLRGKPVGIRTSALIVLGTYVFIASSMFVAADITDPSRIIGQVITGIGFLGAGVMLSKDGAVIGVTSAATIWSLASVGVCIAIVDSYVAIKLSLILVAILYGVDLLEEYSSAFTRGVHSKYSSWRKRN; encoded by the coding sequence ATGAGTTTAGATTCGTTATTTTCTATTGCTCCCTATAGTTGGGGAGCGATTTTTACCTCTGTTTTTTGTGGCGTTATTGTTGGTTTAGAACGGCAGCTGAGAGGTAAGCCAGTGGGTATTCGAACCTCGGCTTTGATCGTCTTGGGAACCTATGTGTTTATTGCGTCGTCAATGTTTGTTGCTGCTGACATTACAGATCCATCTAGGATAATAGGGCAGGTGATTACGGGGATTGGTTTCCTTGGTGCTGGGGTGATGCTTTCAAAAGATGGAGCCGTCATCGGAGTGACTTCTGCTGCAACTATTTGGTCGCTTGCTTCCGTCGGTGTGTGTATTGCCATTGTCGATTCTTATGTGGCTATCAAACTGTCTCTCATCTTGGTTGCTATTTTATATGGAGTGGATCTTTTGGAAGAATATTCGTCTGCTTTTACTCGAGGAGTGCATTCAAAGTACAGTAGCTGGCGTAAAAGAAACTAA
- a CDS encoding GGDEF domain-containing protein, with the protein MSNNIQTELSHKFTLRIIELVFTTIVFSLICRPFFIDLPIYFMWIGIAELFLITGFYFVVRFNLFPKWETTLSLLIALIIILPTLAISGGVNSQMVYFLPLYPILAALLGGHRESLALTITLVAGTILATIFSEYIVDLTGGVYSKEMSTARGFWLTISIILSAFFGHFFLQRYTEVTKQLKEENTLDPLTGLLNRRGLNTLFSKELEETAIASSPLSLILIDIDYFKKINDRYGHDVGDICLIEVANILSSTLRKRDIIARFGGEEFIVILPNTTKNQAALIADDLKNVISKQKFSDFNLPITITLGVTDSRGQHDNALKMIKRADKALYRGKDKGRNCVELSE; encoded by the coding sequence ATGTCTAACAATATCCAAACCGAACTCAGCCATAAGTTCACTCTGAGAATCATAGAACTCGTCTTTACTACCATCGTATTTTCGCTGATTTGTAGACCCTTCTTTATTGATTTGCCGATTTATTTTATGTGGATTGGTATTGCCGAGTTATTTTTAATTACTGGATTTTATTTTGTAGTGCGATTTAACCTATTTCCAAAATGGGAGACTACCCTCTCTTTATTAATCGCCCTTATTATTATCCTTCCTACTCTTGCAATATCCGGTGGTGTTAATAGCCAAATGGTCTACTTTTTGCCACTTTATCCAATTTTGGCAGCGCTTCTCGGTGGGCATCGTGAATCTTTGGCTCTTACAATTACCCTCGTGGCAGGTACTATTTTGGCGACCATATTTAGTGAGTATATTGTAGACTTAACTGGCGGAGTCTATTCCAAAGAGATGTCTACGGCTCGTGGCTTTTGGCTTACTATTTCCATTATTTTAAGTGCTTTTTTTGGGCACTTCTTTCTTCAACGCTACACTGAAGTAACCAAGCAACTCAAAGAAGAAAACACTCTAGACCCACTGACTGGATTACTTAACAGACGCGGCTTAAACACCCTCTTTAGCAAAGAGCTAGAGGAGACAGCGATTGCCTCTTCACCTTTAAGTCTTATCCTAATTGATATTGACTACTTTAAAAAAATAAATGATAGATACGGACATGACGTTGGAGATATATGTTTAATTGAAGTCGCTAATATTCTTTCAAGCACACTGAGAAAGCGCGACATCATTGCTCGGTTTGGTGGTGAAGAGTTTATTGTCATTCTCCCAAATACCACAAAGAATCAGGCTGCACTCATCGCTGATGACCTTAAAAATGTGATATCTAAACAAAAATTCAGTGATTTCAATCTTCCTATCACCATCACATTAGGTGTAACCGATAGCCGTGGCCAACATGACAATGCACTTAAAATGATAAAACGAGCGGACAAAGCACTTTATAGAGGCAAAGACAAAGGACGAAATTGCGTAGAACTGTCCGAATAG
- a CDS encoding YccT family protein — protein MGLKNRIVASSVLSVCVMALPVQAATFEVPRSFEIMYVDLEGARQFGNDFKVEVDEGQHQIVVRFNKLLRSGGDTQAYQSEPIVLDLQFGKNDYFTVKAPYVSTKKQAEAYSKAPTFSLFDDRSGKEVDYQHQILPVKSGFQNTRDYVTEIERLTAKNQPIINDAPVLAPVILTQNVALEMMQFWYNRSDDATRKEVRIWIADDLYKSTVSNIQLEMSQFWFNKADREAKKAFQAWLVE, from the coding sequence GTGGGATTGAAGAATCGGATTGTCGCGAGTAGTGTTCTGTCTGTTTGTGTGATGGCGTTACCGGTCCAGGCGGCGACATTTGAAGTACCAAGATCGTTTGAAATTATGTACGTTGACCTTGAAGGTGCAAGGCAGTTCGGTAACGACTTTAAGGTCGAGGTTGATGAAGGTCAGCACCAAATTGTCGTACGATTTAATAAATTGTTACGCAGTGGTGGGGATACGCAAGCGTATCAGTCTGAACCAATTGTGCTGGATTTACAATTTGGAAAGAATGATTATTTCACGGTGAAAGCGCCCTATGTTTCGACGAAAAAGCAGGCAGAGGCTTACTCCAAGGCACCTACGTTTAGCCTTTTTGATGATCGCAGTGGCAAAGAAGTAGACTATCAACACCAAATATTACCGGTGAAGTCTGGGTTTCAAAATACGCGTGATTACGTTACCGAAATTGAACGCCTTACGGCAAAAAACCAACCAATTATAAATGATGCTCCTGTCTTAGCTCCGGTTATTTTGACACAAAATGTTGCTCTAGAAATGATGCAGTTTTGGTATAACCGGTCTGATGACGCGACTCGTAAAGAGGTGCGTATTTGGATAGCGGATGATTTGTATAAATCAACGGTGTCCAATATTCAGCTAGAAATGTCGCAGTTTTGGTTTAATAAAGCCGACAGAGAAGCAAAAAAAGCGTTCCAAGCTTGGCTTGTAGAATGA
- a CDS encoding carboxylate/amino acid/amine transporter has protein sequence MPILIAVTLLWAFSFSLIGVYLAGQVDAWFSVLMRVALATIVFLPFLKLRDIEAKTALKLMVCGALQLGIMYGFYYQSFLYLSVPEVLLFTVMTPLYVTLINDLLDRRFNIGFALSALLAILGAVAIRYQGIDEGFIKGLLIVQGANVCFAAGQVGYKRIIAKERPDLSQRTVFGWFFIGALAVVIPCYLVLGNPDKLPTTTLQWSILTYLGIVASGLGYFAWNKGATTVDVGTLAIANNLLIPTGIIVNVVFWNRDADIVRLAIGGSIILLALWVNGKFNQRIARTDAVA, from the coding sequence ATGCCAATACTTATTGCCGTCACCCTTTTATGGGCATTCTCGTTTAGTTTGATTGGCGTTTATCTCGCTGGTCAAGTCGATGCTTGGTTTTCTGTGTTAATGCGCGTAGCGCTCGCCACGATTGTCTTTCTACCTTTTTTAAAGCTACGTGACATTGAAGCTAAAACCGCTTTAAAATTAATGGTGTGCGGGGCTTTACAGCTTGGCATCATGTACGGATTTTATTACCAATCCTTCTTGTACCTCTCTGTTCCCGAAGTATTACTGTTCACCGTCATGACACCTCTTTACGTCACCCTTATTAATGACTTACTGGATAGACGCTTTAATATTGGCTTTGCTCTTAGCGCACTGCTCGCTATTTTAGGTGCGGTAGCCATTCGTTACCAAGGTATCGATGAAGGCTTTATTAAAGGTTTACTCATTGTACAGGGCGCCAATGTTTGCTTCGCAGCAGGACAAGTAGGTTATAAACGTATTATTGCAAAAGAACGCCCCGATCTGTCACAGCGCACCGTTTTCGGTTGGTTTTTTATCGGTGCTCTTGCTGTCGTTATTCCATGCTACTTAGTATTAGGTAACCCAGACAAACTGCCAACAACGACACTTCAGTGGTCTATTTTAACGTACCTTGGCATTGTCGCTTCTGGGTTAGGCTACTTTGCTTGGAATAAAGGCGCAACAACAGTGGATGTAGGAACATTGGCTATTGCGAACAACCTACTCATCCCAACAGGCATTATCGTCAACGTGGTTTTCTGGAACCGAGACGCAGACATCGTTCGGTTGGCTATTGGCGGCAGTATTATCCTATTAGCTCTTTGGGTGAATGGAAAATTCAATCAAAGAATCGCTAGAACGGATGCCGTTGCTTAA
- a CDS encoding HD domain-containing protein, translating to MALESGFESRCQVFLHTQGAADVAHDLSHIYRVVKTAKQLATEEEADLAVVIPAAWLHDCVSLPKNHPERHLASTLAADKAIEFLKSIDYPCEYFESIHHSIRAHSFSANVSLKSLEAKIVQDADRLDALGAVGIARCMQVSGALNRTLYSLDDPLCEMRQPDDERYSIDHFYNKLFRIADSLNTPSAQAEGRRREAVMRVFLQQLALEI from the coding sequence TTGGCGTTAGAGTCAGGTTTTGAAAGCCGTTGTCAGGTATTTTTACACACACAGGGAGCAGCGGATGTTGCCCACGATTTAAGTCATATTTATCGTGTGGTCAAAACAGCCAAACAACTGGCTACGGAAGAGGAGGCGGATTTGGCTGTGGTGATTCCTGCAGCGTGGTTACATGATTGCGTGTCTTTACCGAAGAATCATCCTGAACGACATCTTGCTTCGACTTTGGCTGCGGACAAAGCCATTGAGTTTCTTAAATCGATTGATTACCCCTGTGAATACTTTGAATCAATTCACCATTCCATACGTGCTCACAGTTTTAGCGCTAATGTTTCTCTTAAAAGCCTAGAAGCTAAAATAGTACAAGACGCTGATCGCTTGGATGCGTTGGGAGCCGTTGGTATTGCACGTTGTATGCAGGTGAGCGGTGCGCTCAATAGAACTTTATATTCACTTGATGATCCGTTGTGTGAAATGCGTCAGCCGGATGATGAGCGTTATTCAATAGACCATTTTTATAATAAACTTTTTCGTATTGCGGATAGTCTCAATACACCGTCAGCTCAAGCAGAAGGGAGGCGCCGCGAAGCCGTAATGCGAGTGTTTTTACAACAATTGGCGCTGGAAATTTAG